The Toxotes jaculatrix isolate fToxJac2 chromosome 14, fToxJac2.pri, whole genome shotgun sequence genome window below encodes:
- the LOC121193407 gene encoding protein crumbs homolog 1-like, with the protein MFRYNVHVWMLWLLYAGTLSGEDIYGCEQQPCQNGGVCESHNGGFRCLCSQQSQNGRLYGGETCTVALSGCDDNQCENGGICSPLLVNDQHTYTCICLAGFTSSKCETPTVFSFESRGYMYIETQLLDPEAPLHVTFSFKTGRAVGTLLQRRVDDLLLSIELMEGHLCLRSLRGQGSSTLVQELPEYLSNNKWHTVEASLGGVVSLIRLLCTEGSCTRDSSSEVQLLEQASALPDPGLVRQSLFLGAVGGSWGLGRAVDEADYLPAFLGCFRDVFVDSRLVLPAIVPEDSDTQVNVTVGCSDKDKCDSSPCQNRGRCVSQGWRSYMCECHRPYEGNNCAEEYITARFGNQDLESYAVFSLDDDPGDSVTISMFIRTRQSSGLLLILANSTSQYLRLWLEEGRVKVQVNNFETLVGQSAVSDGHFHLVTVKLEGMAASLFQSAQDQGSISIRHIQAHPGDLVFIGGLPDSRASASFGGYFKGCIQDLRINNKRLQFYPIATPVESYNLEKLINVAQGCSSDNACAVNPCLNGGVCYSMWDDFICNCPPNTAGQRCEEVKWCELSPCPASTICQPRFQGFDCLSNVTFRAESSILHYRSNGKIRRRLTSVSLSFRTRQSTTTLLHGQKDSDYLTVSLQDSHLVMEIQVGDDKDFPKVTVQSQCPVSDGEWHTVELIMERKTLLTSRWIMAVDGSQKEISISKTAAGDLDFLREGADIFLGGLSMVAGVKMSGCLGSVEIGGLLLPFHLDTELNLPRPQEEQFMRTNGNDALQYGCWGSSVCEPNPCQNQGVCQDLFDLHHCTCLSGWTGPLCQDPTDACVSSPCIYGNCINLLWGFKCECELGYSGEQCEVEIDMCENSNCSNGATCLKGFQSYSCLCPQNLTGQYCDDRIPEISWYIEANPLPQLPVSTCMGTRWKYSCFNGGNCSEADNTCYCLPGFTGQWCEKDVDECASDPCMNGGFCVNYVNSFECVCDMNYSGIHCQIDISDFYLYLFLGLWQNLFQLVSYLVIRLDDEPEIEWGFHVND; encoded by the exons ATGTTCAGATACAACGTGCATGTGTGGATGTTATGGTTGCTTTATGCAG GCACTTTGTCCGGAGAGGACATCTATGGATGTGAACAGCAGCCATGCCAAAATGGTGGTGTATGTGAGAGCCACAATGGGGGATTCAGATGCCTTTGCTCCCAGCAGAGCCAAAATGGGCGGCTATATGGGGGAGAGACTTGCACAGTTGCACTTTCAGGCTGTGATGACAACCAGTGTGAGAATGGAGGAATATGCTCTCCTTTACTTGTAAATGATCAGCACACTTACACATGCATCTGCCTTGCTGGCTTCACAAGCTCAAAATGTGAGACCCCCACAGTCTTCTCGTTTGAGTCCAGAGGCTACATGTACATAGAGACACAGCTTCTAGACCCAGAGGCTCCTCTTCATGTCACATTCAGCTTCAAGACAGGAAGGGCAGTCGGTACCCTCTTGCAGCGCAGAGTGGACGACTTGCTCCTCAGCATCGAGCTCATGGAAGGGCATCTCTGCCTCCGCAGCCTGAGAGGTCAAGGCTCCAGCACTCTGGTTCAAGAGCTCCCAGAGTACCTGTCCAACAATAAGTGGCACACAGTGGAAGCATCATTAGGCGGCGTGGTCAGTCTCATCAGGCTGCTCTGCACGGAAGGAAGCTGCACCAGAGACTCCAGCAGCGAAGTCCAGTTGCTTGAGCAAGCCTCTGCTCTCCCTGACCCAGGATTGGTTCGTCAAAGCCTCTTTCTAGGAGCAGTTGGGGGCAGCTGGGGTTTGGGCAGAGCAGTGGATGAAGCAGACTACCTGCCTGCTTTTCTAGGCTGCTTCAGAGATGTGTTTGTGGACTCACGTCTGGTGTTGCCTGCTATAGTGCCAGAAGATTCAGACACCCAGGTAAATGTCACTGTGGGATGCAGTGACAAAGACAAGTGTGACAGCAGCCCATGTCAGAACCGCGGGCGCTGTGTGAGCCAAGGCTGGAGGAGCTACATGTGTGAGTGCCACAGACCATATGAAGGAAACAACTGTGCAGAAG AGTATATCACTGCAAGGTTTGGAAACCAAGACCTGGAGAGTTATGCTGTCTTCTCGTTAGACGATGACCCAGGTGATAGTGTGACTATATCCATGTTCATCCGCACCAGACAGTCAAGTGGCCTGCTCCTCATCCTGGCCAACAGCACCAGCCAGTACCTCCGCCTGTGGCTGGAGGAGGGCAGGGTCAAAGTTCAGGTCAACAACTTTGAGACACTTGTTGGTCAGAGTGCTGTCAGTGATGGCCATTTccatctggtgactgtgaagctGGAAGGAATGGCAGCCAGCTTATTTCAGTCAGCCCAAGACCAAGGCTCCATATCCATCAGGCACATCCAAGCCCATCCCGGGGATCTGGTTTTCATTGGAGGGCTGCCAGACTCAAGGGCCTCTGCTTCGTTTGGTGGCTACTTTAAGGGTTGTATCCAAGATCTGAGGATTAACAATAAACGATTGCAGTTCTATCCCATAGCAACTCCGGTGGAATCTTACAACCTGGAGAAACTCATCAATGTTGCGCAAGGATGCAGCAGTGACAATGCCTGTGCT GTCAACCCCTGTCTCAACGGTGGAGTGTGTTACTCCATGTGGGATGACTTCATCTGCAACTGCCCCCCCAACACTGCAGGGCAGCGCTGCGAAGAGGTTAAATGGTGTGAGCTGTCTCCCTGCCCCGCCAGTACCATTTGTCAGCCCCGCTTTCAGGGCTTTGACT GTTTGTCTAATGTGACATTTCGGgctgaaagcagcattttgCACTACCGGAGCAATGGAAAGATCAGACGCAGGCTCACCAGTGTGTCCCTCAGCTTCCGCACAAGACAGTCCACTACCACCTTACTGCATGGACAAAAGGACTCAGACTACCTCACTGTCTCCCTGCAGGACTCTCATTTGGTCATGGAGATCCAGGTTGGGGATGACAAGGATTTCCCCAAGGTGACAGTTCAAAGTCAGTGTCCAGTCAGTGATGGAGAGTGGCACACTGTGGAGCTCATCATGGAGAGAAAGACGCTTCTGACCTCTAGGTGGATCATGGCTGTGGATGGAAGCCAGAAGGAAATAAGCATCTCCAAAACAGCTGCGGGGGACTTGGATTTTCTTAGGGAGGGAGCAGACATTTTCTTGGGGGGACTGAGCATGGTTGCTGGGGTGAAAATGTCTGGCTGTCTGGGTTCTGTGGAGATCGGGGGCCTTCTGCTTCCTTTCCACCTGGACACAGAGTTGAACCTCCCCAGACCTCAGGAGGAGCAGTTTATGAGGACAAATGGCAACGATGCCCTGCAATACGGCTGCTGGGGGTCCAGTGTGTGTGAACCCAACCCTTGTCAGAACCAGGGTGTGTGTCAGGACCTGTTTGACCTGCATCACTGCACATGTCTCTCCGGATGGACAGGACCGCTGTGTCAAGACCCAACAGACGCCTGTGTCTCCAGCCCCTGCATCTATGGCAACTGCATCAACCTACTTTGGGGATtcaagtgtgagtgtgagctggGGTACAGTGGTGAACAGTGTGAGGTTGAGATCGATATGTGCGAAAACAGCAACTGTAGCAACGGTGCCACGTGCCTCAAAGGCTTCCAGAGCTACTCATGCCTTTGCCCTCAAAATCTGACAGGCCAGTACTGCGA TGACAGAATTCCTGAAATCTCATGGTACATTGAGGCAAACCC ACTTCCTCAGTTACCTGTATCGACATGCATGGGTACAAGATGGAAATACAGCTGCTTTAACGGAGGGAACTGCTCTGAAGCAGACAACACCTGTTACTGCCTGCCGGGTTTCACAGGGCAGTG gtgTGAGAAGGATGTGGATGAATGTGCCTCGGACCCGTGTATGAACGGAGGCTTCTGTGTCAACTACGTGAAcagttttgagtgtgtgtgtgatatgaatTACTCGGGGATACACTGCCAAATAGACATCAGTGACTTCTACTTGTACCTCTTCTTGGGCCTGTGGCAGAACCTCTTCCAGCTGGTGTCGTATCTTGTGATACGGCTCGACGATGAGCCAGAAATTGAGTGGGGCTTCCATGTCAATGATTAA